The Macadamia integrifolia cultivar HAES 741 unplaced genomic scaffold, SCU_Mint_v3 scaffold1790, whole genome shotgun sequence DNA segment AGTTTAGCTTTCTCTtgtgctttcttcttctcctcatcaGTTAAATCCCCATAAAGGAGGCTCAAATGTGGCATATAAGCTACAAAATGTAAACACCAAAATGTATTCGGCAAAAAAAAGATAAGTCTCCTACTAAAGGATTATAATTGTTGAAACAAGACATCCTGCAATAATATGATAAAACTCTACAAACAtactttgaaatttttttcattctatctGCTCGACGAGGATCagctgctttgataccattgatatgaaccttggaagaactcaaccccataaattgACTTAACGAGGTGAGaaaacccaagaccatatcaacccaaaccaaatcaCTTTTATAAACAAAGTGGGATAAGACCCCATATGACTGAAATGGGATCATAACAAAATATCAAATTGCCATTTGAATCTTGAAAAGTGAAAACAGACAAATTTCTGAGAGGAAGACTTGCAATTTGTGCTTCAGTGTTGCTCTTTTGGGAGGTCAATTGATCATATAAAGATCCTCATCAACTTGGTTTTAGTTCTCATACTCTGTTTTTCAGTTCTCACTTCCTAATAATTTCCTGATCCCTATGTTATCTTGATTAGACTTTAGTAGTTGTGTATTATTAAGGATCAAGATGATTTTCAGTAAGAAATACTGAAACAGAGGATTCTTGTACCCTAATGAAAATTCGAGATAACCTACAATCACAGTTAAAGAGTATAAGAAATTGTGTAGATGAAAGCGAGAGTGTAGAGAGTGACTCACGGGATGAACTCTTGTATCCGAAGTGGGTAGTGCAGTGCTCGCCAGTTGACATCACCTACCATCGAACAGATTTCCATATCAGGAAGACAAAGTAGGAACATCTTACAAAACCATCACAAAGATCCAATTCCGAAATAGAACGAATCACTAAATCTATCCATTCtgaaaccctaaaattcatGACTTATTGCAGATTACCTCAGGAGTGGTGTGGAGGAGAAGGAAGACGCATTGATAGAAGAAAGTACCCGTAGCCACCGAATCAACTTGAGCTGTATACGATTTCAGACCTTCGCAGGCGGAATTGAACTTTTGAAGGGCATCGGATTTGGTGAGGCCAATAGCTCCGACGACGGTGATATGTGGCTCGAACTCGGGACCTCTGAATTCCGATCCCAAATCCTTCATTACTGCCTTCAACCTCTGGGTCACGTCTTCAGGTGGTAATGCCCAAACCGAATagacattttcttcttctgcaacTCCAGCTCCTTCCATGGATAGGAGATCGAAGACCACCAGAAATGTAGAAACACTAGAAATGTTTAGCAGAGGGCGTAGCGAGAGGTGAGGGAAAG contains these protein-coding regions:
- the LOC122064843 gene encoding cyclic phosphodiesterase-like; the encoded protein is MEGAGVAEEENVYSVWALPPEDVTQRLKAVMKDLGSEFRGPEFEPHITVVGAIGLTKSDALQKFNSACEGLKSYTAQVDSVATGTFFYQCVFLLLHTTPEVMSTGEHCTTHFGYKSSSPYMPHLSLLYGDLTDEEKKKAQEKAKLLDENISSLSFQIARLALYKTDTEDKSLKSWEKVAEYSLV